The Pirellulimonas nuda genome includes a region encoding these proteins:
- a CDS encoding transposase, with protein sequence MGRPHRAASGGMLYHVLNRANARMTIFDDDADYAAFERVLEEAARRTAMRLLAYCVMPNHWHLVVWPREDGDLSRFVGWLTLTHTQRWHAHRGSAGSGHVYQGRFKSFPVQDDSHFLTVCRYVERNALRAKLVSRAEAWRWGSLARWSSDDPQRRALLSAWPVRRSPNWTEHVNTPLTEQELKAIRRSIDRGVPLGGADWTERAVQRLGLETTVRPRGRPRKVEKGS encoded by the coding sequence ATGGGTCGACCTCACCGCGCCGCCAGCGGCGGCATGCTGTACCACGTGCTCAACCGGGCCAACGCCCGGATGACGATCTTCGACGACGACGCAGACTACGCCGCCTTCGAGCGCGTGCTCGAAGAAGCCGCCCGGCGCACCGCGATGCGGCTGCTGGCCTACTGCGTGATGCCCAACCACTGGCACTTAGTGGTCTGGCCACGCGAAGACGGCGACCTGTCGCGGTTCGTCGGCTGGCTGACGCTTACCCACACCCAGCGGTGGCACGCGCACCGCGGCTCGGCCGGCAGCGGGCACGTCTATCAGGGGAGGTTCAAGTCGTTCCCGGTGCAGGACGACAGCCACTTCCTAACCGTGTGTCGGTACGTCGAACGCAACGCGCTGCGTGCGAAGCTGGTGTCCCGCGCCGAGGCGTGGCGGTGGGGGAGCCTGGCCCGCTGGAGCTCGGACGACCCCCAGCGGCGGGCGCTGCTGTCGGCGTGGCCCGTCCGCCGCAGCCCCAATTGGACCGAGCACGTCAACACGCCGCTCACCGAGCAGGAGCTGAAAGCGATCCGCCGCAGCATCGACCGCGGCGTTCCCCTGGGCGGCGCCGACTGGACGGAGCGGGCGGTCCAGCGTCTGGGGCTGGAAACCACCGTGCGTCCGCGGGGGAGGCCGCGGAAGGTCGAAAAAGGTTCCTGA
- a CDS encoding SBBP repeat-containing protein, with protein MRASRAVSFVLSSVTLQTCFVAQAQTLAWAKQFDQNEGGKVYSVAADSHGTVVIAGQTFGNLQGTHAGNGDAFIIKYHEDGDLLWRRQLGTPDTDVASALAIDENGDIFVSGYTFGDLFDESRGDYDAFVVKYAADGTPIWATQFGDSQRDFVDAIALDRLGRVYAAGRIEGISGSNVAASVHGLSSNGDLTWTATAATPVEAIAFGVATGEDGVFITGRTRGDLGGVNAGSSDIFLQKYSFAGKLQWSHLLGTPGNDEARSIATDGRGNAYVAGYSSGQLGGGNAGGSDAFLAKFSADGDLVWTSTWGTPSPDFAYSVSADQYGNLYVAGFTHGDIEASNAGFADVFVAKYSTDGDVVWRRQFGSAQWEEGLTVSGDGKGSVYVAGWTGGELFAPNSRRMLHGFLLKLTDHAFVPEPASLGTAAVTLLSGVFCLYFRDAKRCQEPFR; from the coding sequence ATGCGTGCATCACGAGCCGTTTCCTTCGTATTGAGCAGCGTTACTTTGCAAACATGCTTTGTCGCTCAAGCGCAGACGCTCGCGTGGGCCAAGCAGTTTGACCAAAACGAAGGGGGGAAAGTTTACTCGGTTGCCGCAGACAGTCACGGGACGGTCGTTATCGCGGGCCAAACTTTCGGAAATCTTCAGGGAACGCACGCCGGAAACGGCGACGCCTTCATCATCAAGTACCACGAAGATGGCGATCTCCTTTGGCGCCGGCAACTTGGAACTCCTGACACTGATGTGGCTTCCGCCCTGGCCATTGACGAGAACGGCGACATCTTCGTCTCCGGCTACACCTTCGGCGACCTCTTCGACGAAAGCAGGGGAGACTATGATGCGTTCGTCGTGAAGTACGCGGCGGACGGCACGCCGATCTGGGCAACTCAATTCGGCGATTCGCAGCGCGACTTCGTCGATGCGATAGCGCTCGATCGCCTCGGCCGCGTCTACGCTGCGGGCCGTATCGAAGGCATCAGTGGCTCGAACGTCGCCGCATCCGTCCACGGCTTATCGTCCAACGGCGACCTCACCTGGACAGCGACTGCGGCGACGCCGGTAGAGGCCATCGCGTTTGGAGTAGCCACCGGCGAAGACGGCGTCTTCATCACGGGGCGGACACGCGGTGATTTGGGAGGCGTCAATGCGGGTAGCAGCGATATATTCCTGCAGAAGTATTCTTTCGCCGGGAAGCTTCAATGGAGTCATTTGCTAGGCACTCCGGGGAATGACGAAGCCCGATCAATCGCCACCGACGGTCGGGGCAACGCCTACGTTGCTGGGTATTCCAGCGGTCAGCTCGGCGGCGGCAACGCGGGCGGTTCGGACGCGTTCCTTGCCAAGTTCAGTGCCGACGGCGATCTTGTTTGGACAAGCACTTGGGGCACGCCGTCACCTGACTTCGCCTATTCAGTCTCGGCGGATCAATACGGGAACCTCTATGTCGCCGGCTTTACGCATGGTGACATCGAAGCGAGCAACGCGGGGTTTGCCGACGTGTTTGTCGCCAAGTACTCAACCGACGGCGACGTTGTTTGGCGGCGGCAGTTTGGAAGCGCTCAGTGGGAAGAGGGACTTACCGTATCCGGGGACGGAAAAGGGAGCGTGTATGTAGCGGGTTGGACGGGCGGCGAGCTCTTTGCGCCCAATAGTCGCCGAATGCTTCACGGCTTCCTGCTGAAGCTTACAGACCACGCATTTGTACCGGAACCGGCTTCCCTTGGCACGGCTGCTGTGACGCTGCTGTCGGGTGTGTTTTGCTTGTACTTCCGGGACGCAAAAAGGTGTCAGGAACCTTTTCGTTGA
- the fadA gene encoding acetyl-CoA C-acyltransferase FadA, with protein sequence MPVVVDAVRTPIGRAHPERGAFRHVRSDDLAVQVIRALVERTGVDPAAIEDVTMGCTQQQGEQGLNVGRLAALMAGLPPTAAGATVNRLCGSSLQALSQASHAIIAGAEQTHIVGGLEHMQHFPMDAGIDINPKLFAVTSKAALMMGVTAEFLAQTRGIDRESQDRFALASHQKAAAAFDAGGFDSEIVPVWGLNDAGERTLIREDQCVRRDTSLEQLAALKPAFMPGMGTVTAGNSSPLNDGAAALLVMSESRAKELGLTPIARVRATAVAGVDPSVMGTGPVPATQKALKRAGLSIGDIDLIELNEAFAAQALACIQMLKLDEAKLNVHGGSIAIGHPLGASGARIATTLLHAMRQSDATLGLATMCIGAGQGIATVFERV encoded by the coding sequence ATGCCCGTTGTTGTCGACGCCGTCCGTACCCCGATTGGCCGCGCGCACCCCGAACGCGGGGCGTTCCGCCATGTGCGAAGCGACGATCTGGCCGTCCAGGTGATCCGGGCGCTGGTCGAGCGGACCGGCGTCGACCCCGCGGCGATCGAGGACGTCACCATGGGCTGCACCCAGCAGCAGGGCGAGCAGGGGCTGAACGTCGGCCGGCTGGCCGCGCTGATGGCGGGCCTGCCCCCCACCGCGGCCGGGGCGACGGTCAACCGGCTGTGCGGCAGCAGCTTGCAGGCGCTCAGCCAGGCGTCGCACGCGATCATCGCCGGCGCCGAGCAGACGCACATCGTGGGGGGGCTGGAGCACATGCAGCACTTCCCCATGGACGCCGGCATCGACATCAACCCCAAGCTGTTCGCCGTGACCAGCAAGGCGGCATTGATGATGGGGGTCACCGCCGAGTTCCTCGCGCAGACGCGCGGGATCGACCGCGAGTCGCAGGACCGCTTCGCGCTGGCCAGCCACCAGAAGGCGGCCGCGGCCTTCGACGCGGGCGGGTTCGACAGCGAGATCGTGCCGGTGTGGGGGCTGAACGACGCGGGTGAGCGGACGCTGATCCGCGAAGACCAGTGCGTCCGCCGCGACACCAGTTTGGAGCAACTGGCGGCGCTCAAGCCCGCGTTCATGCCGGGCATGGGGACCGTGACCGCCGGCAACAGCAGCCCGCTGAACGACGGCGCCGCGGCGCTGCTGGTGATGAGCGAGTCGCGGGCGAAAGAGCTTGGGCTCACGCCGATCGCACGGGTCCGCGCCACGGCGGTCGCCGGGGTCGACCCCTCGGTGATGGGGACCGGCCCCGTGCCTGCGACCCAGAAGGCGCTCAAGCGTGCCGGCCTGTCGATCGGCGACATCGACCTGATCGAGCTGAACGAGGCGTTCGCCGCCCAGGCGCTGGCCTGCATCCAGATGCTGAAGCTGGACGAGGCGAAGCTAAACGTCCACGGCGGCTCCATCGCCATCGGCCACCCGCTAGGCGCGAGCGGCGCGCGTATCGCGACGACGCTGCTGCACGCGATGCGTCAGTCGGACGCCACGCTGGGGCTAGCGACGATGTGCATCGGCGCTGGGCAGGGGATCGCGACGGTGTTCGAGCGGGTGTGA
- a CDS encoding PQQ-binding-like beta-propeller repeat protein, which translates to MRPLSQAIYLFCCLAPLSVSAEDWPQWRGAERDGEWNESGVRQSLPEGDLPAKWRTPVALGYAGPAVADGKVYLFDYKLEAGDVTNNAGARAELQGEERLLCLDAATGEELWKHTYPRQYQISYPSGPRCTPTVDGDRVYTLGAEGDLRCLKTSDGSLVWKKFFPEDFGAKTPIWGHSAHPLVYGDLLICVVGGEGSVAVAFNKETGEEAWRALTSIEPGYCPPTLITHGGNDQVVIWDAQNISGLDPKTGEVFWSLPLEPSYAMSIMAPQQKGDLLYASGIGNVGALMRLDADGRGADYVWTGKPKTAVYCSNSTPYIDGDTIYGVDMQQSALIAVDLESGQRLWQEREPVMGDQRGRHGTAFLVRRGDQTVLFNELGDLIFATLTRDGYTEHGRTHLLEPTGEAFGRPVVWSHPAFAQKCVFARNDKEIVCVDLSAEGAE; encoded by the coding sequence ATGCGCCCGCTATCCCAAGCCATTTATCTGTTTTGCTGCCTGGCGCCGCTGAGCGTCTCTGCGGAAGACTGGCCGCAGTGGCGTGGCGCTGAGCGTGACGGGGAGTGGAACGAGTCGGGCGTGCGGCAGTCGCTTCCCGAAGGCGACCTCCCCGCCAAGTGGCGTACCCCCGTGGCGCTCGGCTACGCCGGCCCCGCGGTCGCCGACGGCAAGGTGTACCTGTTCGACTACAAGCTTGAAGCAGGAGACGTCACCAACAACGCCGGCGCCCGCGCCGAGCTGCAGGGCGAAGAGCGGCTGCTCTGCCTCGACGCCGCCACCGGCGAAGAGCTTTGGAAGCACACCTACCCACGCCAGTACCAGATCTCCTACCCCAGCGGCCCGCGTTGCACGCCGACCGTGGATGGCGACCGCGTCTACACCCTCGGCGCCGAGGGGGACCTGCGCTGCCTGAAGACCTCCGACGGATCGCTGGTGTGGAAGAAGTTCTTCCCCGAGGACTTCGGCGCCAAGACGCCCATCTGGGGCCACTCTGCCCACCCGCTGGTCTACGGCGACCTGTTGATATGTGTCGTGGGGGGCGAGGGAAGCGTCGCGGTCGCCTTCAACAAGGAAACGGGCGAAGAGGCATGGCGCGCGCTCACCTCCATCGAGCCCGGCTACTGCCCGCCGACGCTTATCACCCACGGCGGGAACGACCAGGTCGTGATCTGGGACGCCCAGAACATCAGCGGCCTCGACCCCAAGACGGGCGAGGTCTTCTGGAGCCTGCCGCTAGAGCCCTCCTACGCGATGTCCATCATGGCGCCCCAGCAGAAGGGCGACCTGCTGTACGCCAGCGGCATCGGCAACGTCGGCGCCCTGATGCGTCTAGACGCCGACGGCCGGGGCGCGGACTACGTGTGGACCGGCAAGCCCAAGACGGCCGTCTACTGCTCGAACAGCACCCCCTACATCGACGGCGACACGATCTACGGCGTCGACATGCAGCAGAGCGCATTGATCGCCGTCGACCTCGAATCGGGCCAGCGTCTGTGGCAAGAACGCGAACCCGTGATGGGCGACCAACGCGGCCGGCACGGCACGGCCTTCTTGGTCCGCCGGGGCGATCAGACGGTGCTCTTCAACGAGCTGGGCGACCTGATCTTCGCCACGCTCACCCGCGACGGCTACACCGAGCATGGCCGCACCCACCTGCTCGAGCCCACAGGCGAAGCGTTCGGGCGCCCGGTGGTGTGGTCGCACCCGGCGTTCGCCCAGAAGTGTGTATTCGCGCGGAACGATAAAGAGATTGTCTGCGTCGATCTCTCGGCCGAGGGGGCCGAGTAA
- a CDS encoding Hsp20/alpha crystallin family protein, protein MSSAVQSNRLRNALPEIDTLFDHFFGSGAVKSEGPSAWRTPATVWEAGDKLHVELDVPGASPEAVELTFDKGQLSISVERPAPAADQDRKVWHNERAYGRVTRTLSLPETVDPDTIEADLNAGVLHVTITKRPEAQPKRIEVRGS, encoded by the coding sequence ATGTCTAGCGCAGTTCAGTCCAACCGTTTGCGGAACGCCCTGCCGGAGATCGACACGTTGTTCGATCACTTCTTCGGCAGCGGCGCGGTGAAGTCCGAGGGCCCGTCTGCTTGGCGGACCCCGGCGACCGTGTGGGAAGCCGGCGACAAGCTGCACGTCGAGCTCGACGTGCCGGGCGCCTCGCCTGAGGCCGTTGAGTTGACCTTCGACAAGGGGCAGCTCTCGATCTCCGTAGAACGGCCCGCCCCCGCGGCCGACCAGGACCGCAAGGTCTGGCACAACGAGCGGGCCTACGGCCGCGTAACGCGGACCCTCAGCCTGCCCGAGACGGTCGACCCCGACACCATCGAGGCCGACCTCAACGCGGGCGTGCTCCACGTGACCATCACCAAGCGGCCCGAGGCGCAGCCCAAGCGGATCGAAGTCCGGGGCTCATAA
- a CDS encoding PEP-CTERM sorting domain-containing protein — protein MKKLSLLFCAAVALSAAPSLAAFDLRLTEMWMGNEPGSNLTADWVEISNVGDMAWTALTDGDLWFDDDSFDAAAADLMSGVPSIAPGESAVFVNSDGVDGAVAEFLAAWGSAVSGVQIGIHDGSGLGQGGDGVGIFLSFGPPTGADQIDGQLYPDANANGGQSWDVNQMAFSTVGVGGAFQSVLANDANQFGIGSPGTTGAAVPEPASVALATLAGLALLGLRRR, from the coding sequence ATGAAGAAGTTGTCGTTGTTGTTCTGCGCTGCTGTGGCGTTGTCCGCCGCGCCGTCCTTGGCCGCTTTCGACCTGCGCCTTACCGAGATGTGGATGGGCAACGAGCCCGGTTCCAACCTCACCGCCGACTGGGTAGAAATCAGCAACGTCGGCGACATGGCCTGGACCGCGTTGACCGACGGCGACCTGTGGTTCGACGACGACTCGTTCGACGCCGCCGCGGCCGACCTGATGTCCGGCGTCCCGTCGATCGCCCCCGGCGAGTCGGCCGTGTTTGTCAATAGCGATGGCGTCGACGGCGCGGTCGCCGAGTTCCTGGCTGCCTGGGGCAGTGCGGTTTCTGGAGTCCAGATCGGCATCCACGACGGCTCGGGCCTGGGTCAGGGTGGCGACGGGGTCGGCATCTTCTTGTCGTTCGGCCCCCCCACCGGCGCCGATCAGATCGACGGTCAGCTCTACCCGGACGCCAACGCCAACGGCGGGCAGTCGTGGGACGTGAACCAGATGGCGTTCAGCACCGTCGGGGTCGGCGGCGCGTTCCAGTCGGTGCTCGCCAACGACGCGAACCAGTTCGGCATCGGCTCGCCGGGCACGACCGGCGCCGCGGTCCCCGAGCCCGCTTCGGTCGCCCTGGCTACGCTGGCCGGTTTGGCCCTGCTGGGCCTGCGTCGCCGTTAA